One Natronomonas moolapensis 8.8.11 genomic region harbors:
- a CDS encoding tyrosine-type recombinase/integrase produces the protein MSLEPIDAETALELYLADKENELSEASIKGHKYRLGHFVRWCDEKEIENLNTLTGRQLHRYRLWRREDGDLNKVSEKTQMDTLRVFIRWLESIDGVEQDLSQKVLSPSITPDENSRDVMLDSDSASKVLAHLEKYKYASIQHVAIALMWHTMMRVGGVHALDIDDYDPDDQCVKVRHRPESGTPIKNQGKGERMVALSDQLCDVLDDWLAEKRPSVTDEYGREPLLASREGRTNKTTLRAYVYRWTRPCTYSAECPHDRDLGECSALERDTAYRCPSSVSPHAIRRGSITHSLNSDMPDKVVSDRANVSQRVIEQHYDRRTEREKMEQRREYLSDL, from the coding sequence ATGAGTCTCGAACCAATCGACGCAGAAACCGCACTCGAACTGTACCTCGCAGACAAGGAGAACGAACTCTCGGAGGCCTCGATCAAGGGCCACAAGTATCGACTCGGTCACTTCGTTCGCTGGTGTGATGAGAAGGAGATTGAGAACCTCAACACGCTCACCGGTCGCCAGCTCCACCGGTATCGGCTCTGGCGGCGCGAAGACGGCGATCTGAATAAGGTCAGCGAGAAAACTCAGATGGACACGCTCCGCGTGTTCATCCGATGGCTGGAATCCATCGACGGCGTAGAACAAGACCTGAGTCAGAAGGTTCTGTCTCCGTCGATCACACCGGACGAGAACTCTCGAGACGTGATGCTGGACAGCGACAGTGCCTCGAAGGTACTCGCTCATCTGGAGAAGTACAAATACGCGAGCATCCAGCACGTCGCAATCGCACTGATGTGGCACACGATGATGCGTGTCGGTGGCGTGCATGCGCTGGACATTGACGACTATGATCCAGACGACCAGTGTGTGAAGGTTCGTCATCGACCAGAATCGGGGACGCCCATTAAGAATCAGGGAAAGGGCGAGCGGATGGTTGCGCTTTCAGATCAACTCTGCGACGTACTCGACGACTGGCTAGCCGAGAAACGACCATCAGTCACTGACGAGTACGGACGAGAGCCGTTACTCGCCTCGCGTGAGGGCCGTACGAACAAGACGACGCTTCGAGCGTACGTCTATCGATGGACTCGGCCCTGTACCTACAGCGCCGAGTGCCCGCACGACCGAGACCTCGGTGAGTGTTCGGCATTAGAACGCGATACTGCCTACCGCTGCCCATCAAGCGTGAGTCCACATGCAATCCGACGAGGGAGCATCACCCACAGCCTGAACAGCGACATGCCTGATAAGGTGGTCAGCGACCGCGCGAACGTCAGCCAGCGGGTCATTGAACAGCACTACGACCGCCGTACTGAACGGGAGAAAATGGAGCAACGGAGAGAGTATCTAAGCGACTTGTAA
- a CDS encoding zinc-ribbon domain-containing protein gives MGNTNSKSGVGYWLKPLITGVIVTKIAYLIPVVNLFAPIVGGSVTAYMLDSGAIEGLKGGFLKGILMTLPAIILGVFFADILAGIPIIGNLLAGSLGLVVAVILLHSVVLGMLSGFVTGAIATTAKEADPVETTAKKTAAAANTADKAKETYSESRKEAKETYSESRDADLGEQSASGSNNVTESRTSNSLDSEAHTGTDQQPKQASDSVSEKQEQLSNCTDCGTDVSPDANFCPECGAESPFSSDGRQSSQYTDSASQSNATQSKENHRQTVSTTATSESDVVRRTVEKIEDQKHINSQAANQLCEALSDPNNSDHVESALDEAIDRLEVVESTEEAITGINDYSSTRQLESAQRQLVQTDSNFADSINSVIDRMIKLENDVDQRAQEHDRLTDAADTICRVAEDSNAVTLHARGTVDRTQQLAEKLDSETMQINESRSSVSTLAEDIRHSIQPETDQSRKLLETLINPEGRDVKEILKTTVKTVDEHAETRQMLSEIGTKDVKRRLDSLSQELGNKDTSIYSHLSDRIRELEALLDDPDCVGSIQLYAIYQEVLYYDRTLLPRLSRSLSRGGSVDAEEMFSTVQWQIEDLKSEFVSVRPDHNHSIPKHFLGLAEELTTDAEKELTDRPERAAGILLAADALIDHVKALYQRNEYSVMLRRLRG, from the coding sequence ATGGGCAATACGAACTCAAAAAGCGGGGTGGGATACTGGCTGAAACCACTCATCACGGGCGTTATTGTCACAAAAATAGCATATTTGATACCGGTTGTGAATTTGTTTGCACCGATTGTCGGAGGTTCTGTAACCGCTTATATGCTCGATAGCGGGGCTATTGAGGGATTAAAAGGGGGATTCCTGAAAGGCATTCTTATGACGCTTCCGGCGATTATACTGGGGGTATTTTTTGCTGATATATTGGCAGGGATCCCAATTATTGGAAACCTACTTGCAGGAAGCCTTGGGTTAGTCGTCGCAGTTATACTACTCCACTCGGTTGTTTTAGGGATGCTTTCTGGGTTTGTTACAGGAGCAATTGCAACTACTGCCAAAGAGGCCGATCCAGTTGAGACAACGGCGAAAAAGACAGCAGCCGCAGCAAATACAGCTGACAAGGCAAAGGAAACCTACTCAGAGAGCCGAAAAGAAGCAAAAGAAACCTATTCAGAGAGCCGTGATGCCGATTTAGGCGAACAAAGTGCTTCCGGATCTAATAATGTAACAGAGTCTAGAACGAGTAATAGCCTGGATTCAGAGGCCCATACAGGAACTGACCAACAGCCCAAGCAAGCATCTGACTCTGTTAGCGAAAAGCAAGAACAATTATCAAACTGTACCGATTGCGGTACAGATGTTTCTCCGGACGCGAACTTTTGCCCTGAGTGCGGAGCTGAGTCTCCGTTTTCTTCAGACGGTCGTCAATCGTCCCAGTATACGGATTCAGCAAGCCAGTCAAACGCTACACAATCGAAAGAGAACCACCGGCAAACCGTTTCAACAACGGCAACATCCGAATCAGATGTAGTTCGGAGGACCGTTGAGAAGATTGAGGACCAGAAACATATCAACTCTCAAGCCGCAAATCAGCTCTGTGAAGCACTTTCGGACCCCAACAACAGTGACCATGTTGAATCCGCTCTTGATGAAGCCATTGACCGATTAGAAGTGGTGGAATCGACTGAGGAGGCGATCACAGGGATTAATGATTACTCCTCAACCCGACAGCTTGAATCAGCACAAAGACAGCTTGTCCAAACCGACAGCAACTTTGCCGATAGTATAAATTCGGTTATCGACCGTATGATTAAACTTGAAAACGATGTAGATCAGCGGGCACAAGAACATGATCGACTTACAGATGCGGCAGACACCATCTGTCGGGTCGCAGAAGATAGTAACGCTGTGACGCTCCACGCCCGTGGCACAGTTGATCGCACCCAGCAGCTGGCTGAAAAGCTTGACTCTGAGACTATGCAAATCAACGAATCAAGGTCATCTGTCTCAACTCTCGCCGAAGATATTAGACATTCGATCCAGCCAGAAACGGACCAGTCGCGAAAACTCTTAGAAACACTCATCAATCCGGAAGGACGGGATGTTAAGGAGATATTGAAAACGACAGTCAAAACGGTTGATGAGCACGCTGAGACCAGACAAATGCTTTCAGAGATTGGGACGAAAGATGTCAAGCGGAGGCTTGATTCGCTAAGCCAAGAGCTTGGGAATAAAGACACATCGATATATAGCCATCTTTCCGATCGGATCCGTGAATTAGAAGCATTACTTGACGATCCCGATTGTGTAGGCAGCATACAGCTATATGCGATCTATCAGGAGGTGTTATATTATGACCGAACTCTGCTTCCACGGCTCTCTCGATCACTGTCTCGTGGCGGGTCTGTTGACGCTGAGGAGATGTTTTCAACGGTTCAATGGCAGATCGAAGACCTCAAATCGGAATTTGTCTCAGTCAGGCCTGATCACAACCACTCAATCCCAAAGCACTTTCTCGGATTAGCTGAAGAACTAACTACCGACGCTGAAAAAGAACTTACCGATAGGCCCGAACGGGCAGCAGGAATCTTACTAGCCGCTGACGCACTTATTGATCATGTCAAAGCACTCTACCAACGGAACGAGTACAGTGTGATGCTTCGGCGACTCAGAGGATAA
- a CDS encoding coiled-coil protein — MNSSTQRTLTIGGLVVAAAAIGAVVFVVTGTTEVVWGTMISLPIIIVVGVAVYVRGLITRSKTSEQQYVRKRGRSVAEDFQNHLRTLDELRDSYPDWSPNIEARTNSLVADFQNQGVKIQPDSGAFELTSGIDNADVQEFERLETEVERFHDEFEELFREFVRSEINETEEQIANLSDVDLIVSVPTASEPPATDPIPAYQDTLSHTREQADDAVETAIETIREMTRGDMRPEDVDAIEQELEAASNAADKHDYNKTVDSVLDARDRLRDQFSGSFEVERERLSNLLDAVLKSNVDEYVDAEQIDLITEMDQRVDSLDSALELAELMRMQNQLRETCVSILRSMESDLNGAVKTLRSAETPDGYYNEPAVVDESLGSKVADIDDLERFTAEWADAAARLTDALETASTKASVIGAYDDLAGTIETKLNQTGEVTADDLPVRHAEEFLGLYNRRNPSVEFDPAQVLLRRGDVEQYDLTVDLQYEHGGESRQATIEINGGVYSETKMVETHVAASVEFTDIPQGEYTLSADPGASKFGTIKRELVIEDDLSVSIKFSERSPRERLCSGIDQDMTEYLPAIESQVSSRFREQGYVSASMDLPVQDEYGPCLIAIWGEQSEHDVAEFNDDVVVYDRSQVRRELENTVQYNIEPGDELQFSDARNNFLSVPVPDETIREMIGDLQTDDDVTTTKTAIKME, encoded by the coding sequence ATGAATTCAAGCACACAGAGAACTTTGACAATCGGAGGACTCGTTGTTGCCGCAGCTGCCATAGGAGCTGTTGTTTTCGTTGTGACAGGCACGACGGAGGTCGTCTGGGGGACAATGATTAGCCTCCCGATTATTATTGTCGTCGGTGTTGCAGTATACGTGCGGGGGCTCATCACGCGGAGTAAGACCAGTGAACAGCAATACGTCCGCAAACGGGGGCGTAGTGTAGCCGAGGATTTTCAGAATCATCTCCGCACTCTGGATGAGTTGCGAGATTCATATCCCGACTGGTCCCCAAATATCGAGGCCCGTACTAATTCTCTTGTTGCCGATTTCCAGAATCAGGGCGTGAAAATCCAGCCCGATTCAGGGGCATTTGAATTAACTAGCGGGATTGATAATGCTGATGTTCAGGAGTTCGAACGTCTTGAAACAGAGGTCGAGAGGTTCCACGACGAGTTTGAGGAGCTGTTTCGAGAATTTGTGCGTTCAGAAATAAACGAAACTGAGGAGCAAATCGCCAATCTCAGTGATGTCGATCTTATTGTATCTGTGCCAACGGCATCAGAACCTCCTGCAACTGACCCAATCCCGGCATATCAAGACACTCTCTCCCATACTCGTGAACAAGCTGATGACGCAGTTGAAACAGCGATCGAAACAATTCGGGAGATGACACGGGGAGATATGCGGCCTGAAGATGTTGACGCCATTGAACAAGAGCTTGAGGCTGCCTCCAACGCAGCTGATAAACATGATTATAATAAAACAGTCGATTCAGTGCTGGATGCTCGCGACCGGCTTCGTGACCAATTCTCTGGGTCCTTTGAGGTTGAGCGTGAACGACTCTCTAATCTTCTTGATGCCGTTCTGAAGTCGAATGTTGACGAGTACGTTGACGCAGAACAAATTGACTTGATCACTGAAATGGACCAGCGTGTTGACTCTCTTGACTCAGCGCTGGAACTCGCTGAACTAATGAGAATGCAGAATCAGCTCAGGGAAACTTGCGTTTCAATTCTACGTTCGATGGAGTCGGACCTCAACGGTGCAGTCAAGACCCTTCGATCAGCAGAAACTCCAGATGGATACTATAATGAGCCAGCCGTTGTCGACGAGTCGCTTGGCAGCAAAGTTGCAGATATAGACGATCTTGAACGGTTTACTGCTGAGTGGGCTGACGCAGCCGCTCGCCTAACTGATGCGCTTGAAACGGCAAGTACGAAAGCGTCGGTTATTGGAGCGTACGACGATCTTGCCGGTACAATTGAGACCAAATTGAACCAGACCGGTGAAGTGACTGCCGACGATCTACCGGTCCGACATGCCGAGGAGTTCCTTGGTCTCTACAATCGTCGCAATCCATCCGTTGAGTTTGATCCCGCGCAAGTGCTTCTACGACGTGGGGATGTTGAACAATATGATCTTACTGTTGATCTACAATATGAACACGGAGGCGAGTCTCGACAGGCGACTATTGAAATCAACGGGGGAGTATACTCCGAGACAAAAATGGTTGAAACACATGTCGCTGCTTCTGTTGAATTCACCGACATTCCTCAAGGGGAATATACCCTTTCAGCTGACCCTGGGGCCAGTAAGTTCGGGACAATCAAACGTGAACTGGTTATTGAGGACGATCTTAGCGTAAGCATCAAATTCAGTGAGCGGTCGCCTCGTGAACGCTTATGTTCGGGGATAGATCAAGACATGACGGAATATCTTCCTGCGATTGAGTCACAGGTCTCCTCAAGATTCAGAGAACAAGGCTACGTTTCGGCAAGTATGGATTTACCTGTACAAGATGAATACGGCCCATGCCTAATTGCCATATGGGGTGAACAGAGCGAACACGATGTGGCCGAATTTAATGACGATGTAGTTGTATACGACCGGTCCCAAGTCCGGCGTGAACTTGAAAACACGGTTCAGTATAATATTGAGCCTGGCGATGAGCTTCAATTTAGTGACGCAAGAAATAATTTCTTGTCCGTACCCGTGCCAGACGAGACCATACGCGAGATGATTGGGGATCTACAGACAGACGATGACGTAACCACGACGAAGACAGCGATCAAAATGGAATAA
- a CDS encoding transcriptional regulator TbsP domain-containing protein, whose protein sequence is MSAPEASNIGVAAMRSLLTDATDPLYVLRPAPATLELLVQAADADAPLLHILASKDDLRTVRRRFRLASSIAELSSQDQLTLTAATPAGRGTVLVTDETAHSIAHIDNERLLFEASSTPESLLEACRQHHKAESFDLRTPAWGKVSETLVESFNTDVKNDFRFAIQEWTKTVDEPVLDTPEIALLVAGTHDLLFDDLLRWGEELSLASKETFNRVKTAWVENGILTSEKVPIGGGRSQLRLTLTDEYAALSTVELLNKANEVVACRGNIAY, encoded by the coding sequence ATGAGTGCTCCTGAGGCGAGCAACATAGGAGTGGCGGCCATGCGATCACTTCTTACAGATGCTACCGACCCACTCTACGTACTTCGACCAGCGCCTGCAACGCTTGAACTGCTCGTTCAGGCTGCTGATGCCGATGCACCACTGTTGCATATACTCGCTTCTAAAGACGACCTTCGGACAGTCCGACGACGATTCCGCCTTGCCTCTTCTATTGCTGAATTATCCAGTCAAGACCAACTGACATTGACCGCAGCAACTCCAGCAGGTCGCGGTACCGTTCTCGTTACTGATGAGACAGCCCATTCGATCGCTCATATCGATAACGAGCGACTCCTATTTGAGGCCTCATCTACTCCGGAATCGCTACTTGAAGCCTGCAGACAGCACCACAAGGCGGAGTCATTTGATCTTCGGACGCCGGCATGGGGGAAAGTCTCTGAAACGCTCGTCGAAAGCTTCAATACTGACGTTAAAAACGACTTTCGGTTCGCGATACAGGAGTGGACAAAAACCGTTGACGAACCAGTGCTTGATACACCTGAGATCGCACTCCTAGTTGCTGGCACGCATGACTTGTTATTCGATGATCTTCTGAGGTGGGGTGAAGAACTCAGCCTAGCGTCGAAAGAGACGTTCAACCGCGTCAAAACAGCGTGGGTTGAAAACGGTATTTTGACGAGCGAGAAGGTGCCAATCGGGGGTGGTCGGTCACAGCTCCGGCTAACGCTAACTGACGAGTATGCAGCCCTCTCGACTGTTGAACTCCTCAATAAGGCTAATGAGGTGGTTGCTTGTCGTGGTAATATAGCGTATTAA
- a CDS encoding FtsZ/tubulin family protein yields MTYLFVGAGQAGGAIVDALFEYTDDSLLGLFSSPDISTLGAPIVFNSTIRDLENLANVPEANQFGIAEQHGLVERSEPGFEEMVTGGFGRDPVRANDVMAQYDTEIQNLLDRRFSEAVAPSDEEGDAPTVSDTIDFVFLCLGLGGGTGCGISPHLARQIKQYTDGHAQVIAIAILPNTKGAADSDNDEQVAAGRQAWNTRYGLDRLESEVDGIVLVDNQRISYLDSSAGQFGEYNNYVAASLYDLITGPVFSSVDASKVDDVDTPDIDVQDIITSLSFGIGSDESQPGYAAIGRSVSMTQTLSGYLLPFIGNREVDSAALSRLSASKQTLANADSQKAKKAISLIRAPSSYLTDGSYSVEMSTIQKFLEQSCGSSEVNLGIALSDRNMASLTTLLTYRREDIDRLDEIDSIATAYEIESEQMTT; encoded by the coding sequence ATGACTTACTTGTTTGTGGGGGCAGGGCAGGCTGGAGGGGCGATCGTCGACGCATTATTCGAGTACACAGACGACTCGCTACTTGGCCTATTTAGCAGCCCGGACATCTCAACCCTCGGGGCACCGATCGTTTTTAATTCAACCATCCGAGACCTGGAGAACCTAGCGAATGTTCCAGAGGCCAATCAATTTGGGATTGCAGAACAGCACGGACTGGTGGAACGGTCCGAGCCGGGGTTTGAAGAGATGGTTACTGGAGGGTTCGGTCGTGACCCTGTTAGGGCGAATGATGTGATGGCTCAGTACGATACAGAGATTCAAAACCTCTTAGACCGACGGTTCAGCGAAGCAGTTGCCCCGTCTGATGAAGAAGGAGATGCACCGACGGTATCTGATACGATTGACTTCGTATTTTTGTGTCTCGGCCTCGGCGGCGGGACTGGTTGCGGGATCTCTCCACATCTAGCTCGACAGATCAAGCAATATACTGACGGGCATGCACAAGTGATTGCGATTGCGATTCTGCCCAATACAAAAGGAGCAGCTGATTCAGATAATGATGAGCAAGTGGCTGCCGGGAGGCAGGCATGGAACACCAGATATGGACTTGACCGTCTTGAATCCGAGGTTGATGGGATCGTTCTTGTCGACAATCAACGCATCTCGTATCTTGACTCTTCGGCAGGACAATTCGGTGAATACAATAATTACGTGGCAGCATCGCTCTACGACCTGATAACTGGTCCAGTGTTCAGTAGCGTTGACGCCAGTAAGGTAGATGACGTTGACACACCGGATATCGATGTCCAAGATATCATTACCTCACTCTCGTTTGGCATCGGCTCCGACGAATCACAACCCGGGTATGCCGCGATTGGCCGATCCGTTTCAATGACACAAACGCTATCAGGTTACCTGCTTCCGTTTATTGGGAATCGTGAGGTCGACAGCGCAGCGCTGTCACGGTTATCAGCGTCTAAACAAACATTAGCTAATGCAGATAGCCAAAAAGCTAAAAAAGCTATATCATTAATTCGAGCGCCTAGCTCATATCTTACCGACGGAAGTTATAGCGTTGAAATGTCCACTATACAGAAATTTTTAGAGCAGAGCTGCGGGTCAAGCGAGGTGAATCTTGGAATCGCGTTAAGCGACCGGAACATGGCATCGCTAACGACGCTACTGACATACCGACGTGAAGACATCGATAGACTGGACGAGATCGACTCCATAGCGACAGCTTATGAAATAGAATCGGAGCAAATGACAACATGA
- a CDS encoding IS110 family RNA-guided transposase, whose protein sequence is MYLGIDTHKRYSQVAVVDDDGNLQDEIRLPNDRLSELAEEYAGSEAAIEASGNYRPIYEMLDEHLDVTLVNSSKNRIIADAAVKTDRVDAKRLAQMLRADMLAESYVPPDEIRVLRDLVRTRKSLVEERTAEKNRVRAVLTRTDNTYDNELFGPTGREFLAELSLSDANRAILEAHLSVIDAYDEQIEKIEEKIERKVLESPVAQRLLTIPGVGQYTAAVIVAEIGEIDRFDKDKQLVSYAGLDPVVHQSGDKEVRGSISKEGSAPLRWALVQCASIAVRCDEYLGNFYTRLEQRKNHQIAIVATARKMLVSIFHMLTRKEPYDPPGVSA, encoded by the coding sequence ATGTACCTTGGAATCGACACTCACAAACGGTACTCGCAGGTTGCCGTCGTGGACGACGACGGCAACCTGCAAGACGAGATTCGCTTGCCAAACGATCGTCTCTCTGAACTCGCCGAGGAATACGCTGGCAGTGAAGCTGCCATCGAAGCATCCGGCAACTACCGCCCGATCTACGAGATGCTCGACGAGCATCTCGATGTCACCCTCGTTAACTCATCAAAGAACCGGATCATCGCCGACGCGGCAGTCAAGACTGACCGCGTCGATGCGAAGCGGCTCGCCCAGATGCTTCGGGCAGATATGCTCGCTGAGAGCTACGTCCCGCCGGACGAGATCCGCGTCCTGCGGGATCTCGTCCGGACGCGGAAATCGCTCGTCGAAGAGCGGACAGCTGAGAAAAACCGCGTCAGAGCTGTCCTTACGCGTACCGACAACACCTACGACAACGAGTTGTTTGGTCCAACTGGCCGAGAGTTCCTGGCGGAACTCTCTCTCAGCGATGCTAATCGAGCAATTCTAGAAGCTCACCTCTCAGTGATTGACGCCTACGACGAGCAGATCGAGAAGATAGAGGAGAAGATCGAACGGAAGGTACTGGAATCGCCAGTAGCCCAACGGCTGCTGACGATTCCTGGAGTTGGTCAGTACACAGCTGCTGTAATTGTGGCTGAGATTGGTGAGATTGATCGGTTCGACAAGGACAAACAGCTCGTGAGTTACGCTGGACTCGATCCAGTCGTCCACCAGTCTGGTGACAAAGAGGTGCGTGGGAGCATCAGCAAAGAGGGCTCAGCGCCGTTGCGCTGGGCTCTCGTCCAATGTGCCAGCATAGCTGTCCGGTGTGACGAGTACCTCGGGAACTTCTACACACGGCTGGAACAGCGGAAGAACCACCAGATCGCAATCGTCGCAACGGCTCGGAAGATGTTGGTCTCGATTTTCCATATGCTCACGCGGAAGGAACCATACGATCCACCGGGGGTGAGTGCCTGA
- a CDS encoding cell division protein FtsZ has protein sequence MERTEQWDSGTLVGHIRATHLDEKESIEMMYPELVSDIFDGENIADRNKQSEIQTAPSEIPTDDHMDSAYGKKWYLIGVGGAGNNILDAVLLRRDTLEKNNEQRAVIWNGGLAGQGSLNTNISELEQTYYAQEENKYSRNDLLPNCIIGFGKHDYAGAGFRWDLGRDLIEADFADGGNPFQERWDIKQQRLKDSQAVMFIHSVTKGTGCGATPVLAEMIRERVLDDDFVVQKPFFSSIVLPSRGRRYGDFGGRAKVNGIVGLTRASKAVDAIIPFDNQRLSSVKEEINPRIDRLDEYNPPQYESLNKPLVAFLEAFTMSSVPQFLDREATMSIMGDVFDPADSFRPVQDKYRVDPEREYTPAVILAPVLGRLRGSSFDRSKLEILCRNALFQNKLAEFDPTTAWGGTFLLYGPEEKMQEISTYINNGVVSDILAGDEFLDANDTVGSESIDIHVNQLVTPHLDDIFLWGTLWNPKIPPLEEMYDYAKKLKEEGNSEQAENIRGVWEHIEPLFSCLGRENMP, from the coding sequence ATGGAGCGAACGGAGCAGTGGGACAGTGGGACGCTTGTAGGACATATTCGTGCAACTCACCTAGATGAGAAAGAATCTATAGAGATGATGTATCCCGAATTAGTATCAGACATATTTGATGGCGAAAATATAGCGGATAGAAACAAGCAGTCAGAGATTCAAACTGCCCCCTCAGAGATACCAACTGATGATCATATGGATTCTGCATATGGAAAAAAGTGGTACCTGATTGGAGTCGGTGGGGCGGGAAACAATATTCTTGATGCAGTTCTACTTAGACGTGATACACTTGAGAAAAACAATGAACAGCGCGCTGTCATCTGGAACGGCGGGCTAGCGGGGCAGGGGTCACTCAATACAAATATTAGCGAACTCGAACAGACGTACTACGCCCAAGAAGAGAATAAATACAGCCGGAACGACCTGCTACCGAACTGTATTATTGGTTTCGGGAAGCATGATTACGCCGGTGCCGGGTTTCGCTGGGATCTCGGTCGTGATCTTATTGAAGCTGATTTTGCAGATGGAGGAAACCCATTTCAAGAACGCTGGGATATCAAGCAGCAGCGACTAAAAGACTCTCAGGCTGTGATGTTCATTCACAGTGTCACCAAAGGTACTGGCTGTGGAGCAACACCAGTGCTGGCCGAAATGATTCGAGAACGTGTGCTTGATGACGATTTTGTGGTTCAGAAACCATTCTTTAGTAGTATTGTTCTTCCATCTCGTGGACGTCGATACGGTGACTTCGGTGGGCGTGCAAAAGTCAATGGGATTGTGGGTCTCACACGCGCTTCAAAGGCTGTGGACGCGATTATCCCGTTTGATAATCAGCGTCTCAGTAGCGTTAAGGAAGAAATTAATCCACGGATTGACCGACTTGACGAATATAATCCACCTCAGTATGAATCTCTGAATAAGCCGCTCGTCGCGTTCTTAGAGGCGTTTACTATGTCTTCTGTTCCACAATTCCTCGACCGTGAAGCGACGATGTCGATCATGGGTGATGTTTTCGATCCAGCGGATAGTTTCCGACCGGTACAGGACAAGTATCGGGTTGATCCTGAGCGTGAGTACACTCCTGCTGTTATATTGGCTCCTGTGCTCGGTCGGCTACGAGGAAGCTCTTTTGACCGATCCAAACTAGAGATTCTATGTCGGAATGCATTATTCCAAAACAAACTTGCTGAATTTGATCCAACAACGGCATGGGGAGGAACATTCTTATTGTATGGTCCGGAAGAAAAAATGCAGGAAATATCAACATATATAAATAACGGAGTAGTTTCGGATATACTCGCTGGCGATGAATTCCTTGATGCCAACGATACTGTTGGATCTGAGTCTATTGACATTCATGTTAATCAACTTGTCACGCCGCATCTTGATGATATCTTCCTGTGGGGAACACTATGGAATCCAAAAATACCACCGCTTGAGGAGATGTACGACTACGCAAAGAAACTCAAAGAAGAAGGAAATAGCGAGCAGGCAGAAAACATTCGGGGGGTCTGGGAACACATTGAGCCACTATTTTCCTGCCTCGGTCGAGAGAATATGCCGTAG